A single Vanacampus margaritifer isolate UIUO_Vmar chromosome 7, RoL_Vmar_1.0, whole genome shotgun sequence DNA region contains:
- the ppa2 gene encoding inorganic pyrophosphatase 2, mitochondrial isoform X2, translating into MRLPNVFQSSGYVFRALLGPFPVFGHKLLSRTASLPHLYTLRKKMHYQTEERGSPNTTDYRIYFKNSDGIYISPFHDIPLIAEAEQHNDLAAKKAKRIESEVLFNMVVEVPRWSNAKMEIATKEPLNPIKQDVKKGKLRYVANIFPHKGYIWNYGAIPQTWEDPNHMDSETKCCGDNDPIDVCDIGMQVCSPGQVIQVKVLGILAMIDEGEMDWKVIAINALDPDAKSLNDIDDVRKSRPGHLEATVDWFRKYKVPDGKPENQFGFNAQFQDKDFAVEIIKSTHEHWRALVQKQTNSGGIECKNVSCSDSPFKCNAKDATKVIQSAPALGCAHNVPSVVDKWHFV; encoded by the exons ATGAGACTGCCGAATGTATTCCAGTCCTCAGGCTACGTCTTCCGGGCACTTTTGGGGCCGTTTCCCGTCTTTGGACACAAACTCCTCTCTCGTACAGCCTCCTTGCCGCATTTGTACACGTTGAGAAAAAAGATGCACTATCAAACCGAGGAGAGAGGAAGCCCAAACACCACAGATTACCGGATTTATTTTA AAAATTCGGACGGCATCTACATTTCTCCTTTCCATGATATTCCTCTTATAGCTGAGGCAGAACAG CACAATGATTTGGCAGCCAAGAAGGCCAAGAGGATTGAGAGCGAG GTGCTCTTTAACATGGTTGTGGAGGTGCCCCGCTGGTCAAATGCTAAGATGGAG ATTGCGACAAAGGAACCGTTGAACCCCATCAAGCAAGACGTAAAGAAAGGCAAACTCCGATACGTTGCCAACATTTTTCCACATAAAGGTTATATTTGGAACTATGGCGCCATCCCACAG ACGTGGGAGGACCCAAACCACATGGACTCAGAAACAAAATGCTGCGGCGATAATGATCCAATTGACGTTTGTGATATCGGCATGCAG GTATGCTCACCTGGTCAGGTGATTCAAGTGAAGGTACTTGGAATCTTGGCAATGATTGATGAGGGAGAAATGGACTGGAAGGTCATTGCTATCAATGCCTTGGATCCCGATGCCAAAAGCCTAAATG ACATAGATGATGTCCGCAAGAGCCGACCCGGTCATTTAGAGGCCACTGTGGACTGGTTCAGGAAATATAAAGTTCCAGATGGGAAACCAGAGAACCAGTTCGGATTCAATGCTCAGTTTCAAGATAAG GACTTTGCTGTTGAGATTATTAAGTCAACACATGAGCACTGGAGGGCACTAGTGCAAAAGCAGACAAACAGTGGCGGAATTGAATG taaaaatgTATCATGCTCTGACAGTCCTTTCAAATGCAACGCCAAAGATGCTACAAAAGTGATTCAATCG GCCCCTGCACTTGGTTGCGCACACAATGTTCCGTCAGTGG TGGACAAGTGGCACTTTGTTTGA
- the ppa2 gene encoding inorganic pyrophosphatase 2, mitochondrial isoform X1, whose product MRLPNVFQSSGYVFRALLGPFPVFGHKLLSRTASLPHLYTLRKKMHYQTEERGSPNTTDYRIYFKNSDGIYISPFHDIPLIAEAEQQHNDLAAKKAKRIESEVLFNMVVEVPRWSNAKMEIATKEPLNPIKQDVKKGKLRYVANIFPHKGYIWNYGAIPQTWEDPNHMDSETKCCGDNDPIDVCDIGMQVCSPGQVIQVKVLGILAMIDEGEMDWKVIAINALDPDAKSLNDIDDVRKSRPGHLEATVDWFRKYKVPDGKPENQFGFNAQFQDKDFAVEIIKSTHEHWRALVQKQTNSGGIECKNVSCSDSPFKCNAKDATKVIQSAPALGCAHNVPSVVDKWHFV is encoded by the exons ATGAGACTGCCGAATGTATTCCAGTCCTCAGGCTACGTCTTCCGGGCACTTTTGGGGCCGTTTCCCGTCTTTGGACACAAACTCCTCTCTCGTACAGCCTCCTTGCCGCATTTGTACACGTTGAGAAAAAAGATGCACTATCAAACCGAGGAGAGAGGAAGCCCAAACACCACAGATTACCGGATTTATTTTA AAAATTCGGACGGCATCTACATTTCTCCTTTCCATGATATTCCTCTTATAGCTGAGGCAGAACAG CAGCACAATGATTTGGCAGCCAAGAAGGCCAAGAGGATTGAGAGCGAG GTGCTCTTTAACATGGTTGTGGAGGTGCCCCGCTGGTCAAATGCTAAGATGGAG ATTGCGACAAAGGAACCGTTGAACCCCATCAAGCAAGACGTAAAGAAAGGCAAACTCCGATACGTTGCCAACATTTTTCCACATAAAGGTTATATTTGGAACTATGGCGCCATCCCACAG ACGTGGGAGGACCCAAACCACATGGACTCAGAAACAAAATGCTGCGGCGATAATGATCCAATTGACGTTTGTGATATCGGCATGCAG GTATGCTCACCTGGTCAGGTGATTCAAGTGAAGGTACTTGGAATCTTGGCAATGATTGATGAGGGAGAAATGGACTGGAAGGTCATTGCTATCAATGCCTTGGATCCCGATGCCAAAAGCCTAAATG ACATAGATGATGTCCGCAAGAGCCGACCCGGTCATTTAGAGGCCACTGTGGACTGGTTCAGGAAATATAAAGTTCCAGATGGGAAACCAGAGAACCAGTTCGGATTCAATGCTCAGTTTCAAGATAAG GACTTTGCTGTTGAGATTATTAAGTCAACACATGAGCACTGGAGGGCACTAGTGCAAAAGCAGACAAACAGTGGCGGAATTGAATG taaaaatgTATCATGCTCTGACAGTCCTTTCAAATGCAACGCCAAAGATGCTACAAAAGTGATTCAATCG GCCCCTGCACTTGGTTGCGCACACAATGTTCCGTCAGTGG TGGACAAGTGGCACTTTGTTTGA
- the ppa2 gene encoding inorganic pyrophosphatase 2, mitochondrial isoform X3 produces MASFQSSSSGNSAPPHPCPPDLRENSDGIYISPFHDIPLIAEAEQQHNDLAAKKAKRIESEVLFNMVVEVPRWSNAKMEIATKEPLNPIKQDVKKGKLRYVANIFPHKGYIWNYGAIPQTWEDPNHMDSETKCCGDNDPIDVCDIGMQVCSPGQVIQVKVLGILAMIDEGEMDWKVIAINALDPDAKSLNDIDDVRKSRPGHLEATVDWFRKYKVPDGKPENQFGFNAQFQDKDFAVEIIKSTHEHWRALVQKQTNSGGIECKNVSCSDSPFKCNAKDATKVIQSAPALGCAHNVPSVVDKWHFV; encoded by the exons AAAATTCGGACGGCATCTACATTTCTCCTTTCCATGATATTCCTCTTATAGCTGAGGCAGAACAG CAGCACAATGATTTGGCAGCCAAGAAGGCCAAGAGGATTGAGAGCGAG GTGCTCTTTAACATGGTTGTGGAGGTGCCCCGCTGGTCAAATGCTAAGATGGAG ATTGCGACAAAGGAACCGTTGAACCCCATCAAGCAAGACGTAAAGAAAGGCAAACTCCGATACGTTGCCAACATTTTTCCACATAAAGGTTATATTTGGAACTATGGCGCCATCCCACAG ACGTGGGAGGACCCAAACCACATGGACTCAGAAACAAAATGCTGCGGCGATAATGATCCAATTGACGTTTGTGATATCGGCATGCAG GTATGCTCACCTGGTCAGGTGATTCAAGTGAAGGTACTTGGAATCTTGGCAATGATTGATGAGGGAGAAATGGACTGGAAGGTCATTGCTATCAATGCCTTGGATCCCGATGCCAAAAGCCTAAATG ACATAGATGATGTCCGCAAGAGCCGACCCGGTCATTTAGAGGCCACTGTGGACTGGTTCAGGAAATATAAAGTTCCAGATGGGAAACCAGAGAACCAGTTCGGATTCAATGCTCAGTTTCAAGATAAG GACTTTGCTGTTGAGATTATTAAGTCAACACATGAGCACTGGAGGGCACTAGTGCAAAAGCAGACAAACAGTGGCGGAATTGAATG taaaaatgTATCATGCTCTGACAGTCCTTTCAAATGCAACGCCAAAGATGCTACAAAAGTGATTCAATCG GCCCCTGCACTTGGTTGCGCACACAATGTTCCGTCAGTGG TGGACAAGTGGCACTTTGTTTGA